Within the Burkholderia ubonensis genome, the region GTCGCGCCGCCCTCGCGGTGCGCACCGCTCTTTTCCCGCGCAGGCCGGGGCCGGGCCGGCTCCCCCTGACGCCGCATGCACATGCGCTGCCCGCCTCGCGGCACGCCGTCTTTCAGACCGAACCGATGGACAACCAACAAAAGCCCACGCCCCCCGCGCACGACCCTGCGCCCGCCTCCTCCGCCGCGCGGCGCCCGCGCCGCAAGCTGATGCTCGGCGCGCTCGCGCTCGTCGCGGCCGGCGGCCTGCTGTGGTGGCATCCGTGGAGCGGCGACCCCGCCGGCAAGTCCGGCGCGGGCGCGAGCGCGGGCGGCGGCCGCCACGGCCGCGGCGGCCCGGCCGCGATGGCGAACGTGCCGCAGCCGGTGCAGGTCGCGGCCGCGACGCGTGGCGACATGCCGGTCGTGCTGTCCGCGCTCGGCACCGTGACGCCGCTCGCGAACGTGACCGTCAAGACGCAGCTGTCGGGCTACCTGCAGTCGGTCGCGTTCCAGGAAGGCCAGCTCGTGAAGAAGGGCGACGTGCTCGCGCAGATCGACCCGCGCCCGTACCAGAACGCGCTCGCGAACGCCGAAGGCACGCACGCGCGTGACGCGGCGCTGCTCGCGACCGCGCGCCTCGACCTGAAGCGCTACCAGACGCTGCTCGCGCAGGATTCGATCGCGTCGCAGCAGGTCGACACGCAGGCGTCGCTCGTCAAGCAGTACGAGGGCGCGGTGAAGACCGACCAGGCGGCGATCGATTCCGCGAAGCTGAACCTCGTCTACGCGCGCATCACCGCGCCGGTGTCGGGCCGCGTCGGCCTGCGCCAGGTCGACCCGGGCAACTACGTGACGCCGGGCGACACGAACGGCATCGTCGTGATCACGCAGATCCAGCCGATCAGCGTGATCTTCACGACGTCCGAGGACAACCTGCCGCAGATCCTCAAGCAGATGAACGCGGGCAGCAAGCTGTCGGTCACCGCGTACAACCGCAACAACACGGTGCCGCTCGAGGCCGGCTCGCTCGAGACGCTCGACAACCAGATCGACACGGCCACCGGCACGGTCAAGCTGCGCGCGACGTTCGCGAACCGGGACGGGCTGCTGTTCCCGAATCAGTTCGTCAACACGCGGCTGCTCGTCGACACGGTCCGCGACGCGACGATCGTGCCGACGTCGGCGGTGCTGACGGGCTCGATCGGCCAGTTCGTCTACGTCGTCAAGCCGGACAGCACGGTGACGGTGCGCAAGGTCAAGGTCGGCCCGGTCGACGGCGAGCGCACCAGCATCGTCGACGGCGTCGCGGTCGGCGAGCGGGTCGTCACCGACGGGTCCGACCGCCTGCGCGAAGGCTCGACGATCACGATCCCGGCCGACAAGCCGAAGGGCGCGTCGGGAACATCCGGCGCGCACGGCCCGGGCGCGGCCTCCGCCGCATCCGGCACGAAAGGCGGACACCGCGGCCAGCATCGCGGCGGCGCATCGCAAGCGCCGGCACGGTAACGCGCGGGTCGTCCGATGAATCCGTCCCGCATCTTCATTCTCCGGCCGGTCGGCACCGCCCTCCTGATGGCGGCCATCATGCTGGCCGGCCTCGTCGCGCTGCGCTTCCTGCCGCTCGCGGCGCTGCCCGAGGTCGACTACCCGACCATCCAGGTGCAGACCTTCTATCCCGGCGCGAGCCCGGAAGTGATGACGTCGTCGGTGACCGCGCCGCTCGAACGGCAGTTCGGGCAGATGCCGTCGCTGAACCAGATGTCGTCGCAGAGCTCGGCCGGCGCGTCGGTGATCACGCTGCAGTTCGCGCTCGACCTGCCGCTCGACGTCGCCGAACAGGAAGTGCAGGCCGCGATCAACGCGGCCGGCAACCTGCTGCCGTCCGACCTGCCCGCGCCGCCGATCTACGCGAAGGTCAACCCGGCCGACGCGCCGGTGCTGACGCTCGCGGTCACGTCGAAGACGCTGCCGCTCACGCAGGTGCAGGATCTCGCCGACACGCGGCTCGCGATGAAGATCTCGCAGGTCGCGGGCGTCGGCCTCGTCAGCCTGTCGGGCGGCAACCGCCCGGCCGTGCGGATCCAGGCGAACCCGACCGCGCTCGCGCAGTACGGGCTGAACCTCGACGACCTGCGCACGACGATCTCGAACCTGAACGTCAACACGCCGAAGGGCAACTTCGACGGCCCGACGCGCGCATACACGATCAACGCGAACGACCAGCTGACGAGCGCGGACCAGTACCAGGACGCCGTCGTCGCGTACAAGAACGGCCGGCCGGTGATGCTGACCGACGTCGCGAAGATCGTCGCCGGCTCGGAGAACACCAAGCTCGGCGCGTGGGTCGATGCGCAGCCCGCGATCATCCTGAACGTGCAGCGCCAGCCCGGCGCGAACGTGATCCAGACGGTCGACGCGATCAAGGCGCAACTGCCGAAGCTGCAGGAGTCGCTGCCCGCGGCGCTCGACGTGCGCATCGTCACCGACCGCACGACGATGATCCGCGCGGCGGTGCGCGACGTGCAGTTCGAGCTGATGCTCGCGGTCGCGCTGGTCGTGCTGGTGATGTACCTGTTCCTCGCGAACGTCTACGCGACGATCATCCCGAGCCTGTCGGTGCCGCTGTCGCTGATCGGCACGCTCGCGGTGATGTACCTGTCGGGCTTCTCGCTGAACAACCTGTCGCTGATGGCGCTGACGATCGCGACCGGCTTCGTCGTCGACGACGCGATCGTGATGATCGAGAACATCGCGCGCTACGTCGAGGACGGCGACTCGCCGCTCGAGGCCGCGCTGAAGGGCTCGAAGCAGATCGGCTTCACGATCATCTCGCTGACGGTATCGCTGATCGCCGTACTGATCCCGCTGCTGTTCATGGGCGACGTGGTCGGGCGGCTGTTCCACGAGTTCGCGATCACGCTCGCGGTGACGATCGTGATCTCGGCGATCGTGTCGCTCACGCTCGTGCCGATGATGTGCGCGAAGCTCCTGCGCCACTCGCCGCCGCCGGAGAGCCACCGCTTCGAGGCGCGCGTGCACCAGGCGATCGACCGGGTGATCGCACGCTACGCGGTCGCGCTCGAATGGGTGCTGAACCGCGAGCGCGCGACGCTCGTCGTCGCGGTGCTGACGCTCGTGCTGACGGGCCTGCTGTACGTGCTGATCCCGAAAGGCTTCTTCCCGCCGCAGGACACCGGCGTGATCCAGGCGATCACGCAGGCGCCGCAGTCGATCTCGTACGGCGCGATGGCCGAGCGCCAGCAGCAACTCGCCGCCGAGATCCTGAAGGATCCGAACGTCGAGAGCCTGACGTCGTTCATCGGCGTCGACGGCACCAACATCACGCTGAACAGCGGCCGGATGCTGATCAACCTGAAGGCGCGCGGCCAGCGCAAGGAGACGGCGGCGGAAATCATCCGCGACTTGCGGCAGCGCGTGTCGCACGTGCCGGGCATCTCGCTCTACATGCAGTCGGTGCAGGACCTGACGATCGACTCGACCGTCAGCCCGACGCAGTACCAGTTCATGCTGACGAGCCCGAACGCCGACGAGTTCGCGACCTGGGTGCCGAAGCTCGTGTCGCGCCTGAAGCAGGAGCCGTCGCTCGCCGACGTCGCGACCGACCTGCAGAACGGCGGCCAGTCGGTGTACATCGAGATCGACCGCGCGAGCGCCGCGCGCTTCGGCATCACGCCCGCGACCGTCGACAACGCGCTGTACGACGCATACGGCCAGCGCATCGTGTCGACGATCTTCACGCAGTCGAACCAGTACCGCGTGATCCTCGAGTCCGAGCCGCAGATGCAGCACTACACCGACTCGCTGAACAACCTGTACCTGCCGTCCGCGGGCGGCGGCCAGGTGCCGCTCGCATCGATCGCGACGTTCCGCGAGCGGCCGTCGCCGCTGCTCGTGTCGCACCTGTCGCAGTTCCCGTCGACGACGATCTCGTTCAACCTCGCGCCGGGCGCGTCGCTCGGCGAGGCGGTCAAGGCGATCGGCGCGGCCGAGCAGGACATCGGCCTGCCCGCGTCGTTCCAGACCCGCTACCAGGGCGCGGCGCTCGCGTTCCAGGCGTCGCTGTCGAACCAGCTGTTCCTGATCCTCGCGGCGATCGTCACGATGTACATCGTGCTCGGCGTGCTGTACGAGAGCTACATCCACCCGATCACGATCCTGTCGACGCTGCCGTCGGCCGGCGTCGGCGCGCTGCTCGCGCTGATGATGACCGGGCACGACCTCGACATCATCGGCATCATCGGCATCGTGCTCTTGATCGGCATCGTGAAGAAGAACGCGATCATGATGATCGACTTCGCGCTCGAGGCCGAACGCGCGGAAGGCAAGCCGCCGCGCGAGGCGATCTACCAGGCGTGCCTGCTGCGCTTCCGGCCGATCCTGATGACGACGCTCGCCGCGCTGCTCGGCGCGGTGCCGCTGATCGTCGGCGCCGGCGCCGGCTCCGAGCTGCGCCAGCCGCTCGGCATCGCGATCGCCGGCGGCCTGATCGTGTCGCAGGTGCTGACGCTGTTCACGACGCCCGTGATCTACCTCGGCTTCGATTCGCTCGCGCGCCGCGTGCGCGGCTGGTTCGAACGCCACGGCCCCGCCGCCGGCACGCGCACGGACGCGTAAGCGATGAACCTGTCCCGCCCCTTCATCACCCGCCCCATCGCGACGACGCTGCTCGCGCTCGGCGTCGCGCTCGCGGGCCTGTTCGCGTTCATCAAGCTGCCGGTGTCGCCGCTGCCGCAGGTCGACTTCCCGACGATTCTCGTGCAGGCGTCGCTGCCCGGCGCGAGCCCGGAGACCGTCGCGACCAGCGTGACGAGCCCGCTCGAGCGGCATCTCGGCTCGATCGCCGACGTGTCCGAGATGACGTCGACCAGCACGGTCGGCAACGCGCGGATCATCCTGCAGTTCGGGCTGAACCGCGACATCGACGGCGCCGCGCGCGACGTGCAGGCGGCGATCAACGCGGCGCGCGCCGACCTGCCGGCCGCGCTGAAGAGCAACCCGACCTACCGCAAGGTCAACCCGGCCGATTCGCCGATCATGGTCGTGTCGCTGACGTCGGAAACCTCGTCGCCGGCGAAGCTGTACGACGCGGCGTCGACCGTGCTGCAGCAGTCGCTGTCGCAGATCGACGGGATCGGCCAGGTGTCGGTGAGCGGCTCCGCGAACCCGGCGGTGCGCGTCGAGCTCGAACCGCAGGCGCTGTTCCACTACGGCATCGGCCTCGAGGACGTGCGCGCGGCGCTCGCGTCGGCGAACGCGAACAGCCCGAAGGGCGCGATCGAGTTCGGCCCGCAGCGCTACCAGCTCTATACGAACGACCAGGCCTCGCAGGCGTCGCAATACCGCGACCTCGTCGTCGCGTACCGCAACGGCTCGGCCGTGCGGCTCGCCGACCTGTCCGACGTCGTCGATTCGGTCGAGGACCTGCGCAACCTGGGCCTCGCGAACGGCAAGCGCGCGGTGCTCGTGATCCTGTACCGCTCGCCCGGCGCGAACATCATCGAGACGATCGACCGCGTGCGCGCGGCGCTGCCGCAGCTCACCGCGTCGCTGCCGGCCGACATCACGGTCACGCCCGTGCTCGACCGCTCGACCACGATCCGCGCGTCGCTGCGCGACACCGAGCACACGCTGCTGATCGCGGTCGGCCTCGTCGTGATGGTCGTGTTCCTGTTCCTGCGCAACTGGCGCGCGACGCTGATCCCGAGCGTCGCGGTGCCGATCTCGATCGTCGGCACGTTCGGCGCGATGTACCTGCTCGGCTTCTCGATCGACAACCTGTCGCTGATGGCGCTGATCGTCGCGACCGGCTTCGTCGTCGACGATGCGATCGTCGTGCTCGAGAACATCTCGCGCCACATCGAGAACGGCACGCCGCGGCTGCAGGCCGCGTTCGACGGCGCGCGCGAGGTCGGCTTCACGGTGCTGTCGATGAGCCTGTCGCTCGTCGCGGTGTTCCTGCCGATCCTGCTGATGGGCGGCATCGTCGGGCGGCTGTTCCGCGAGTTCGCGCTGACGCTGTCGCTCGCGATCGCGGTGTCGCTCGCGGTATCGCTCACCGTCACGCCGATGATGTGCGCGCGGCTGCTCCCCGACGCGCACGACAAGCGCGACGAAGGCCGCTTCGCGCGCTTCCTCGAGCGCGGCTTCACGCGCATGCAGCGCGGCTACGAGCGCTCGCTGTCGTGGGCGCTGCGCCATCCGCTGATGATCCTCGCGATCCTGTTCGCGACGATCGGCCTGAACGTCTACCTGTACATCGTCGTGCCGAAGGGTTTCTTCCCGCAGCAGGACACGGGGCTGATGATCGGCGGCATCCAGGCCGACCAGAGCACGTCGTTCCAGGCGATGAAGCTGAAGTTCTCGGAAATGATGCGGATCGTGCAGGGCAACCCGAACGTGAAGAGCGTCGCGGGCTTCACGGGCGGCTCGCAGACCAACTCGGGCTTCATGTTCGTCACGCTGAAGGACCGCACCGAGCGCAAGCTGTCGGCCGACCAGGTGATCCAGGAGCTGCGCCGGCCGCTCGCGGACGTCGCGGGCGCGCGCACCTTCCTGCAGGCCGCGCAGGACATCCGCGTGGGCGGCCGGCAGAGCAACGCGCAATACCAGTTCACGCTGCTCGGCGATTCGAGCGCCGAGCTGTACAAGTGGGGGCCGCTCCTGACCGAGGCGCTGCAGAAGCGCCGCGAGCTGACCGACGTGAACTCCGACCAGCAGCAGGGCGGCCTCGAGGCGATGGTGACGATCGACCGCGCGAGCGCCGCGCGGCTCGGCATCAAGCCCGCGCAGATCGACAACACGCTGTACGACGCGTTCGGCCAGCGCCAGGTCTCGACGATCTACAACCCGCTGAACCAGTACCACGTGGTGATGGAAGTCGCGCCGAAGTACTGGCAGAGCCCGCAGATGCTGAACCAGGTGTGGGTCAGCACGTCGGGCGGCAGCGCGAGCGGCGCGCAGACGACCAACTCGGCGGCGGGCACCTACGTCGCGACGAAGGCCGGCACGTCGAGCGCCGGCACCGGCGCGCCGAGCGCCGCCGCGATCGCGGCCGATTCCGCGCGCAACCAGGCGCTCAATTCGATCGCGGCGAGCGGCAAGTCGAGCGCGTCGTCGGGCGCGGCCGTGTCGACGTCGAAGTCGACGATGATCCCGCTGTCGGCGATCGCAACGTTCGGGCCGAGCACGACGCCGCTGTCGGTGAACCACCAGGGCCTGTTCGTCGCGACGACGATCTCGTTCAACCTGCCGCCCGGCGTGTCGCTGTCGCAGGCCACGCAGGTCATCTACGAGACGATGGCGGCGATCGGCATGCCGCCGACGATCCACGGCAGCTTCCAGGGCACCGCGCAGGCGTTCCAGCAATCGCTGAACGACCAGCCGATCCTGATCCTCGCCGCGCTGATGGCCGTCTACATCGTGCTCGGCGTGCTGTACGAGAGCTACATCCACCCGATCACGATCCTGTCGACGCTGCCGTCGGCCGGCGTCGGCGCGCTGCTCGGCCTGCTGCTGTTCCGGACCGAGTTCAGCATCATCGCGCTGATCGGCGTGATCCTGCTGATCGGCATCGTGAAGAAGAACGCGATCATGATGGTCGACTTCGCGATCGATGCGACGCGCAACGGCGGGATGTCGTCGTTCGACGCGATCCACGAGGCATGCCTGCTGCGCTTCCGGCCGATCATGATGACGACGATGGCCGCGCTGCTCGGCGCGGTGCCGCTCGCGTTCGGCAGCGGCGACGGCGCCGAGCTGCGCGCGCCGCTCGGGATCGCGATCGCCGGCGGCCTGATCATGTCGCAGATGCTGACGCTCTATACGACGCCGGTCGTCTACCTGTACATGGACCGGCTGCGCGTGTGGAGTGAGAAGCGGCGCGGACGGCGCGGCGATACGGGTGGGCCGGCGGTGGCTGGGGAGTGAGGGGTGTGGGTGGTTGGCTCAGGTGATCGCCGTAAGCCGTCCGCGAAAGGCGTCGTGATCGACGGGGCGATGCAGGTGGGCTGACCGTGGCCGGCGAATGAGCCGTGCAAGCGGTCGGCTCCGGTGATCGCCGCGGGCCATCCACGAAAGGCGTCGTGATCGACGTGGCGATGCAGGCGCGCTGACCGTGGCCGGCGAGTGAGCGGCGCAAGCGACCTGCGCAGACCATCGGCGTAGGTGGTCCGCGCGGGGCAACGGTGCGGGAAAACGGCGGCACCGGCACCGACGTTCCCCCGCCGAACTGCCGAACCGCCGCTATTCCCCGTTATTCGCTCGCAGCTGCCGTCTTGCGCGGACGGCGCGCGCGCGGCGCCGTCTTGCGGGCCGGCTTTTTCGGCTTCGCTTCGCTCGATGCTTCACCCGTCGCCTCGGCAGCCGCTTCGGCAACCGGTGCGGCCGCTGACGGTTCACGCGGCGTCGCGCCGCTCGCCGGCGCAACGGGCTCACCCGATGCCTGCGCTACGCGCCGGTCGTCGTCGTGCGCGGCGCGCGCGTGCTGGCGGTCGGCATGCCTGGTATCCGCATGCTCGGGGTTCGCGTGCTGGTCTCGGCCATGCCTGTCGCCGTCGTGCGTCGCGTCGTCGGGCTTCGCTTCGCCATGGCGGGCAGCGCCCTTCGCATCACCGCCCTTCTTCGTCCCGGCCTTCTTTGCCGCGCTCTTGCGTGTGCGCTTGCGACCTTCCTTCGCGTCGCCATGCGTATCCACCGCCTCCACCGCTTCGCCGGACGCCGTGCTTTCGGCCGCATCAGCCGCCTGCGCCGCGACGATCGCCGCTTCGTCGACGAACTCGACGGCGGCTGCATCGTCCGCATCCGCGTGCGTGCTCTCCGGCACCCCCGCATGAGCGCCGTGCCCGCGACGGCGCGGCTCGCGCGCGGGCTGTACAGCGTCGCGCCCGCCGTGACCATGGTGCCCGCCCGCCTCGCGCGTGGCCGCCGGCTCCGCCGCAACGGGATGCCGCGGCCGCGACACGAACGCGCCCGACTTGTCGTCGCGGCCGACTTCGAGCAGGCCGCGCGCCTGCGCTTCGTCGAGCAGGTTGCCGAACGCGCGGAAGCCGTAATACGACTCGTTGAAGTCCGGCTTGCGGCGCTTGATCGCGCTCTTCAGCACCGACGCCCAGATCTTGCCGACGTCGTCGCGCTCCGACGCGAGCGCGTCGAAGGTCTCGACCGCGAGCGCGATCGCCTCGGTCCGGCGCGCTTCGAGCTCCGGCTTGCGGGACGGCTCGTCGGGCCGCTTCGCGCCGCCGTTGCCGGCGCGCTGCTGTTCGCGCTTCGCGAGCGCGCGCTGCTGCTCGCGCACGAGATCGTCGTAGAAGATGAATTCGTCGCAGTTCGCGACCAGCAGGTCCGACGTCGATTGCTTCACGCCGACCCCGATCACCTTCTTCGCGTTCTCGCGCAGCTTCGACACGAGCGGCGAGAAGTCCGAGTCGCCGCTGATGATCACGAAGGTGTCGACGTGCGACTTCGTGTAGCAGAGGTCGAGCGCGTCGACGACGAGCCGGATGTCGGCCGAGTTCTTGCCGGACTGGCGCACGTGCGGAATCTCGATCAGCTCGAAGCTCGCCTCGTGCATGGACGCCTTGAAGCCCTTGTAGCGATCCCAGTCGCAATAGGCCTTCTTGACGACGATGCTGCCCTTCAGCAGCAGCCGTTCGAGCACCGGCTTGATGTCGAACTTCTCGTACTTCGCGTCGCGCACGCCGAGCGCGACGTTCTCGAAGTCGCAGAACACCGCCATGCTGACGTTATCCAGGGGTAATGCCATGTGTACTCCAACCGGTTGGCCGACGCGTCGTCGCGTTGCGGCAAAAAATGCATGGCGCACATGATAGCCGGTTCGCGAGTCGCTACCGCAGTCGCCGCCATATGCTCGCCGCTCGTCGCCGCCGGTATGCCCCCATTTCCCCGCCCGCTGCCGGGCCAATTCGACATACACTTGAGTATCGGTCGTCCGTCCCCATCTGGACGGGCGACGCATCGAGCAAGGAGCGGTTTCATGACGACGAAGGTACTGCTGATTGGCGCGACCGGCCGCACCGGCCAGGCCTGCGCGGATCTGCTGCTCAAGCAGCCGGAATTCGAGGTCACGGCGCTCGTGCGCCGGCACGGCTACACGCTGCCGGGCGCGAAGGTGATCGAGGCCGACCTGGCGGGCGACTTCTCGCACGCGTTCCAGGGCGTCACGCACGCGATCTACGCGGCCGGGTCGGCCGAGTCGGACGGCGCGGCCGAGGAGGAGCAGATCGATCGCGACGCGGTCGCCCGCGCGGCCGACTATGCGCTGGCCTGCAACGTGCAGAAGCTGGTCGTGATCAGTTCGCTGACGGCCTACTGGCCCGAGCGCAGCCCCGACGCGCTGCGCCACTATTCACAGATGAAACGCGAAGGCGACGACTACGTGATCGCGTCGGGCGTCGACTACGTGATCCTGCGCCCCGGCCCGCTCGCGGACGAGCCCGGCGTCGGCAAGATCGCGCTGACCGAGGAGCGCCTCGACCCGGCGCCGCCCGTGTCGCGCCAGGACGTCGCGTGGGCCGCGATCGAGGCGATCAAGCTCGGCATCTCGCGCAAGACCATCGGCTTCGTCGGCGGCGGCGTGCCGATCGAGCAGGCGCTGCGCGCGTAAAGCGCGCCGTGGCCGTGACCGGGTGCGGGCGGGCGCGCAGCCCGTCGCACCGGCGCCATGCGTCGTGGCCGGGTTTCGCATTGCATCGCGCGTTTCGCGCCGCCCGGACACGCGATTTCCTTCAACAGGCGCTCGCGCTCGCGTGCGGCCGCGACGTCGATTACCGCCGGCCCGCCGCGCCGCCGCACACCTTCGGCGCGATGCCTACTGCTTCGGATGAGCGTCGGCCCACGCCTTGACGGCGCCGAGCGTATTCTCGACGTGCTTGTCCGGCGACAGGCTCGTGTACTCGTACAGGATCTTCCCTTCCGGAGAAATCACGTAGGACACGCGGTTCGCGCGGTCGAGCGCGGGCAGCTTCGCATCGTACGCGCGGATGATCCGCGCGTCGGGGTCGGCGGCGACCGGGAACTTGCTGCGGCATTCGCTGACCGAGAACTTCGTCAGCGTGTCGATCTTGTCGGCGGAGACGCCGATCACGGTCGCGCCGTACGCGGCGTAGTGGTCGACCGCATCCGCGAACGCATGCGCCTCGATCGTGCAGCCCTTCGTGAACGCGGCCGGGTAGAAGTACAGCACGACCGGCCCCTTCTTCAGCGCGTCGGCGAGCGAGTACGTGTAAGTCTTGCCGCCCAGCGACGCCTGCGTCGTGAAATCCGGCGCGGCATCGCCGGCTTTCAATTGCGCCTGCGCGTTCAGCGCATGCCCCGCCACCAGCGCCGCCGCGGCGCACATCATCGTCAGTTTTCGCTTCATCTGCGTCCTCATTTCTTATAAAGTCAGCCTCGATGCAGGCCATGCCGGCGTTCGCCTGCCGAACACCGGAGGTACGACCCGGCGCGGCACGTAGTCTCAGCCCCGGCCGGACGGTTAAAGATTTCGCGCAGGCTGCCGTTATTCCTTCCGGACAACCGGTTCCAGCCCTTCACGTCAGCGAGAAACATGGAAGCCAACAGGAAACAGACGCCACGCAAGGGCTCCTGGCGCAGCGCCCTGCATACGCTGCGCCGCTTCGCCTGGTCGGGCGGCGCGCTGATGCCCGCGCGCGCCGGCGCGCCGCGTCGCGACGACACCGTGCGCAACTGGCTGGAGCAGACGGTCGGCCCGGTGGATTTCCTCGCCCATGTCGATCGCGAGCTGCGCTTTCTGTACGTCTCCGATGCGAGCCTGCGCTTCATCGGCTATCACCGCGACTACCTGCACACGTTGACGCTGCGCGACCTGATCGCCGAACAGGATACCGCGGCGCTCGAAGACCTGCTCGCGCGCGCCGCGCGTTCCGGCCAGGTCGAGAAGGCGACGATGTGCATCGTCAAGTCGCTGACCTACCCGCTCGACGTCGAGGTGCGCGCGGTGAAGAGCCGCCACCACGGCGTCGACGGCTTCGCGGTCGCCGCGTTCGACGTGTCGTCGTGGCGCGCGCTCGAGGCGCGCCTCACCTACGAGATGCATCACGACCCGATGACGGGGCTCGACAACCTGTCGGCGCTGGTGCCCGCGCTGATGCGCGCGCAAAAGCTCGCCGAAGAGTCCGGCACCTGCGCGGCGCTCGTGCTGCTCGACCTCGACGACTACCAGCGGATCAACCGCGCGCTCGGCTACGACGCCGGCGACGCGCTGCTGCGCGAAACCGCGCAGCGGCTGCAGGCGCTCGTGACGCCGGATGAGCAGCTCGCACGGGTCGCGAGCGACAAGTTCGCGGTGGTGTTCACCGCCGCCGATCGCGCGCGGGCGGGCGACATCGCGGGCGCGCTCGGCCGCCGGCTGCAGGCCGCGGTGCGGCAGCCTTACGTGTACAACGGGCAGCCCGTGCACCTGTCCGCGAGCATCGGCATCGCGCTCTATCCGGACGAGCGCGCGGCGACGCACCGCGCGCAGCACCACAGCCCGCTGCTGCGCC harbors:
- a CDS encoding SDR family oxidoreductase, encoding MTTKVLLIGATGRTGQACADLLLKQPEFEVTALVRRHGYTLPGAKVIEADLAGDFSHAFQGVTHAIYAAGSAESDGAAEEEQIDRDAVARAADYALACNVQKLVVISSLTAYWPERSPDALRHYSQMKREGDDYVIASGVDYVILRPGPLADEPGVGKIALTEERLDPAPPVSRQDVAWAAIEAIKLGISRKTIGFVGGGVPIEQALRA
- a CDS encoding peroxiredoxin, encoding MKRKLTMMCAAAALVAGHALNAQAQLKAGDAAPDFTTQASLGGKTYTYSLADALKKGPVVLYFYPAAFTKGCTIEAHAFADAVDHYAAYGATVIGVSADKIDTLTKFSVSECRSKFPVAADPDARIIRAYDAKLPALDRANRVSYVISPEGKILYEYTSLSPDKHVENTLGAVKAWADAHPKQ